ATTTCGCCAGTAGACACTATATCAATAACCTGCCCTAACTTTGTCTTGAAGCTGTCGCCATTGTATTCGATTTTGCTCGACCAGCGTTCATCTCGTGCACGATATCCAACCGTAGCGGAATAGCTAACAAAGAGCTGTATATCTGTAACATTTAAAAAATCTGCGTTATAATTTCCTAGTGGCTCGATCTTATCGCGAAAAAGCTGTTCAGTTACAGCACGGGTGACCTTGACTTTCGCTTTTATCTTTCCATTTTCAACAACTGGATCGCCAACCCATTCCACTTTAAGAAAGGGGTGAACTTCCATTTTTATTTCATGTGAACCATTCAGCTCCATATTTTTGCTATCGTCTGACAGTACCTTACCATCTCCGTCTGTACGTACTAAAGGAATAAATGGGCCATCAACGGTGATATTATAATTTCCCTTAAACAGTTTTGTATTTTGAAATGTTCCGTCAGCCATGCAATAGAAGTCAGGATTGTGTTCCACATTATCTCCCCAACTAAGCTCGGTCAATCGAACGCGGATACCTTCACTACCCTGATCGGTCAATACCGGTGCACCCGTTTGTGCGTCGACGACTATGCCCTTCAGTTCCAC
The window above is part of the Sphingobacterium sp. ML3W genome. Proteins encoded here:
- a CDS encoding DUF3823 domain-containing protein, yielding MKNSILSALGILCMLSSCSLFEADNYEAPSVELKGIVVDAQTGAPVLTDQGSEGIRVRLTELSWGDNVEHNPDFYCMADGTFQNTKLFKGNYNITVDGPFIPLVRTDGDGKVLSDDSKNMELNGSHEIKMEVHPFLKVEWVGDPVVENGKIKAKVKVTRAVTEQLFRDKIEPLGNYNADFLNVTDIQLFVSYSATVGYRARDERWSSKIEYNGDSFKTKLGQVIDIVSTGEIPKGRTVFVRAASRINYDTPRGTGNRRWNYNEAKRVDIP